In Vigna angularis cultivar LongXiaoDou No.4 chromosome 8, ASM1680809v1, whole genome shotgun sequence, one DNA window encodes the following:
- the LOC108344435 gene encoding uncharacterized protein LOC108344435, with protein MSSVQMVSASAINFKLPYQILRHDGPLSDDEDERDQRVTLRPKKWVRLRGVPLRRRLRVKMASWRKIWMMKKVMLVCAKVKKRFKEGHGHFGDLFAGNYLFTQINPTSLKYLEKKLSQAKIV; from the coding sequence ATGTCTTCTGTTCAAATGGTTTCTGCAAGTGCCATCAATTTTAAGCTACCTTACCAAATTCTGAGGCATGATGGCCCTTTGtctgatgatgaggatgagAGAGATCAGAGGGTAACCCTAAGGCCTAAGAAGTGGGTCAGGCTTAGAGGGGTGCCCTTGAGGAGAAGGTTAAGGGTGAAAATGGCAAGTTGGAGGAAGATTTGGATGATGAAAAAAGTTATGCTTGTGTGTGCTAAGGTGAAGAAAAGGTTCAAAGAGGGACATGGTCATTTTGGTGACCTATTTGCTGGGAACTATCTCTTCACTCAAATCAACCCAACATCACTCAAGTATCTTGAAAAGAAACTTTCTCAAGCAAAAATTGTTTGa
- the LOC128193531 gene encoding uncharacterized protein LOC128193531 — translation MFKLDGNDPDEVASDQRTQVYSELSIPIEFSKVQYEFNALDLFKVEPIEPTLDYVPVMPAHTHILDSAFSIENIDMPYAVSELCTGFDIIPVDDSFTVGVHLAADLIDASEVIFEEPVQVESDFNPSTGYDGDTC, via the exons ATGTTCAAGCTGGATGGAAATGACCCTGATGAGGTAGCTAGTGATCAGAGAACACAGGTTTATTCTGAACTTAGCATTCCCATAGAGTTCTCTAAGGTTCAATATGAATTTAATGCTTTGGATCTGTTTAAAGTTGAACCCATAGAACCTACCTTAGATTATGTTCCTGTTATGCCTGCACACACTCATATTTTAGATTCAGCCTTTTCCATTGAAAATATTGACATGCCTTATGCTGTTTCAGAGTTATGCACTGGTTTTGACATTATTCCAGTTGATGATAGCTTCACAGTAGGTGTTCATTTAGCTGCTGATTTGATAGATGCTAGTGAGGTCATTTTTGAGGAACCAGTCCAGGTTGAATCTGACTTTAATCCTTCTACTG GTTATGATGGAGACACATGCTGA